The proteins below come from a single Zea mays cultivar B73 chromosome 8, Zm-B73-REFERENCE-NAM-5.0, whole genome shotgun sequence genomic window:
- the LOC100273186 gene encoding phosphoglycerate mutase-like protein AT74-like isoform X1, with amino-acid sequence MSDDAPSRLHHPDPDPELAVATGQDAAVEAPPPPPPAHDPGGSECRFCEMTRQHQPQCARRLPKRIILVRHGESQGNLDMSAYTTTPDYRIPLTALGAEQARAAGQRIRDVVAGSGNWKVYFYVSPYARTRATLREIGRAFPRDRVIGAREECRVREQDFGNFQVEERMRAVKETRQRFGRFFFRFPEGESAADVFDRVASFLESLWRDIDMGRLDQDPSCETNLVIVSHGLTSRVFLMKWFKWTVAQFERLNNFDNCEFRVMQLGPGGEYSLLVHHTQEELQQWGMSPEMIADQQWRASANRRCWAEECSSFIDTFFEEPYGSSETSSSDEDEAEDKEEETKLLEQL; translated from the exons ATGTCAGACGACGCGCCATCGCGCCTCCACCACCCCGACCCTGACCCCGAACTCGCCGTCGCAACAGGCCAAGACGCAGCAGTagaagcaccaccaccaccaccaccggcaCACGACCCCGGCGGCAGCGAGTGCCGGTTCTGCGAGATGACGCGGCAGCACCAGCCGCAGTGCGCGCGGCGGCTGCCGAAGCGCATCATCCTGGTGCGGCACGGCGAGAGCCAGGGCAACCTGGACATGTCGGCCTACACCACCACGCCCGACTACCGCATCCCGCTGACGGCGCTGGGCGCGGAGCAGGCGCGCGCCGCGGGGCAGCGCATCCGCGACGTGGTGGCGGGCAGCGGCAACTGGAAGGTCTACTTCTACGTGTCCCCCTACGCGCGCACCCGCGCCACGCTGCGCGAGATCGGCCGCGCCTTCCCGCGGGACCGCGTCATCGGCGCCCGCGAGGAGTGCCGCGTCCGGGAGCAGGACTTCGGCAACTTCCAGGTGGAGGAGCGCATGCGCGCCGTCAAGGAGACGCGCCAGCGCTTCGGCCGCTTCTTCTTCCGCTTCCCAGAGGGCGAGTCCGCCGCCGACGTCTTCGACCGCGTCGCCA GCTTCCTTGAGTCGCTGTGGCGGGACATCGACATGGGGCGGCTGGACCAGGACCCCAGCTGCGAGACGAACCTGGTGATCGTCTCCCACGGCCTCACCTCGCGGGTGTTCCTGATGAAGTGGTTCAAGTGGACGGTGGCCCAGTTCGAGCGCCTCAACAACTTCGACAACTGCGAGTTCAGGGTCATGCAGCTGGGCCCCGGCGGGGAGTACTCCCTCCTCGTCCACCACACCCAGGAGGAGCTCCAGCAGTGGGGCATGTCGCCGGAGATGATCGCCGACCAGCAGTGGCGCGCCTCCGCCAACCGCCGCTGCTGGGCCGAGGAGTGCTCCTCCTTCATCGACACCTTCTTCGAGGAGCCCTACGGCTCGTCGGAGACCTCCTCCTCGGACGAAGACGAAGCAGAGGACAAGGAGGAGGAGACCAAGCTGCTGGAGCAACTATAA
- the LOC100273186 gene encoding Phosphoglycerate mutase-like protein AT74-like isoform 1 (isoform 1 is encoded by transcript variant 1), producing MSDDAPSRLHHPDPDPELAVATGQDAAVEAPPPPPPAHDPGGSECRFCEMTRQHQPQCARRLPKRIILVRHGESQGNLDMSAYTTTPDYRIPLTALGAEQARAAGQRIRDVVAGSGNWKVYFYVSPYARTRATLREIGRAFPRDRVIGAREECRVREQDFGNFQVEERMRAVKETRQRFGRFFFRFPEGESAADVFDRVASTIIRSEPSRFSPSSPSSLLLPTPLFIDTPINEPMRLRRLP from the coding sequence ATGTCAGACGACGCGCCATCGCGCCTCCACCACCCCGACCCTGACCCCGAACTCGCCGTCGCAACAGGCCAAGACGCAGCAGTagaagcaccaccaccaccaccaccggcaCACGACCCCGGCGGCAGCGAGTGCCGGTTCTGCGAGATGACGCGGCAGCACCAGCCGCAGTGCGCGCGGCGGCTGCCGAAGCGCATCATCCTGGTGCGGCACGGCGAGAGCCAGGGCAACCTGGACATGTCGGCCTACACCACCACGCCCGACTACCGCATCCCGCTGACGGCGCTGGGCGCGGAGCAGGCGCGCGCCGCGGGGCAGCGCATCCGCGACGTGGTGGCGGGCAGCGGCAACTGGAAGGTCTACTTCTACGTGTCCCCCTACGCGCGCACCCGCGCCACGCTGCGCGAGATCGGCCGCGCCTTCCCGCGGGACCGCGTCATCGGCGCCCGCGAGGAGTGCCGCGTCCGGGAGCAGGACTTCGGCAACTTCCAGGTGGAGGAGCGCATGCGCGCCGTCAAGGAGACGCGCCAGCGCTTCGGCCGCTTCTTCTTCCGCTTCCCAGAGGGCGAGTCCGCCGCCGACGTCTTCGACCGCGTCGCCAGTACGATCATccgatccgagccgagccgatTCAGTCCATCGTCTCCCTCTTCTCTTCTCCTCCCCACACCATTATTTATTGACACACCAATCAACGAACCCATGCGTTTGCGCAGGCTTCCTTGA
- the LOC109941875 gene encoding uncharacterized protein: MATVELMEEEDDDTFRLSELIALAEAGLHGEGENDISRLSEFIALAEVGLRAQEEEEEFMSQAAEEVEAAYYKQKCDEAEAEDQLFSQAADEAESNYYKRTVEKCDAGQCSKWNEVVVEDCAMDDSKDELLIDCDYD; the protein is encoded by the coding sequence ATGGCGACGGTGGaactgatggaggaggaggacgacgacacatttaggttgagtgagcttatcgctctcgcagaggcaggattacatgggGAAGGGGAGAACGACATATCAAGGTTGAGTGAGTTCATCGCACTAGCTGAGGtaggattacgtgctcaagaggaggaggaggagtttATGTCTCAGGCTGCCGAAGAGGTAGAGGCCGCTTATTACAAGCAGAAGTgtgatgaggctgaggctgaggatcagctattctcccaagctgcagatgaagcagaatccaattattacaagagaactgtggaaaagtgtgatgcaggacaatgcagcaagtggaacGAGGTTGTCGTTGAGGATTGCGCGATGGATGACTCTAAAGATGAGTTACTTATAGATTGTGATTATGATTGA